The Sphingomicrobium sp. genome has a window encoding:
- a CDS encoding MarR family transcriptional regulator, which produces MMIGGSTPEALAARFTGVAHMWVADGPSERADRAKRQLLAAIAAAEPATLNDVAKAVGRGAPAVSRSVDSLVRAGLVERTADPGNRRRLALRLTAAGRDRLQSGNAASANLRTKLERLANSELRAVERAIEILERGP; this is translated from the coding sequence ATGATGATCGGGGGCTCAACGCCAGAAGCGCTAGCGGCACGGTTCACCGGCGTCGCGCACATGTGGGTCGCCGACGGGCCAAGCGAACGCGCGGACAGGGCAAAGAGGCAATTGCTCGCGGCGATCGCCGCGGCAGAGCCTGCAACCCTCAACGACGTCGCCAAAGCCGTCGGCCGCGGCGCTCCGGCCGTCAGCCGCTCGGTGGACAGCCTGGTGCGCGCGGGCCTGGTCGAACGGACCGCCGACCCCGGCAACCGCCGGCGCCTTGCGCTACGCCTCACCGCCGCGGGGCGTGATCGCCTGCAGAGCGGCAATGCGGCGAGCGCCAACCTGCGCACCAAGCTGGAGCGGCTCGCCAACAGCGAACTCCGCGCCGTCGAACGCGCGATCGAGATCCTGGAGCGCGGTCCCTAG
- the typA gene encoding translational GTPase TypA encodes MNLRNVAIIAHVDHGKTTLVDQLFRQSGTFRDNQRVEERAMDSNDLEKERGITILAKCTSVEWNGTHINIVDTPGHADFGAEVERILSMVDGVILLVDAAEGPMPQTKFVTGKALSLGLKPIVVVNKIDRPDARAAEVLDEVFELFLNLEANDEQLDFPTLYASGRSGYAGREDSVREGDLTPLFETIVSHVPAPALDPAGEFKMLATLLDRDNFLGRILTGRIESGTLNINDPIRAMDVSGKVVEDGRVTKLFAFQGLERVPVESAKAGDIVAIAGLMKATVSNTIGTPEIAEPLHAREIDPPTLSMTFAVNDSPFAGKDGDKVQSRVIRDRLIREAEGNVAIRVTETQSGEAYEVAGRGELQLGVLIETLRREGFELGISRPRVLFREGPNGREEPYETVVVDVDDEFSGTVIDKMAMRKAEMTDMRPSGGGKTRLTFSAPSRGLIGYHGEFLSDTRGTGIMNRLFEKYGPYKGPISGRQNGVLISMEQGAAVAYALNALEERGILFVSPGEMLYEGMVIGENAKPQDLEVNPLKSKQLTNFRASGKDEGIRLTPPRRMSLEQAIAYIQDDELVEVTPKAIRIRKRFLDPHERKREARKLEAA; translated from the coding sequence ATGAACCTGCGTAACGTCGCGATCATCGCGCACGTCGATCACGGCAAGACGACCCTCGTCGACCAGCTCTTCCGCCAGTCCGGCACCTTCCGCGACAACCAGCGCGTTGAAGAGCGGGCGATGGATTCCAACGACCTCGAAAAAGAGCGCGGCATCACGATTCTTGCCAAATGCACCTCGGTCGAGTGGAACGGCACGCACATCAACATCGTCGACACGCCGGGCCACGCCGACTTCGGCGCGGAGGTCGAGCGCATCCTCAGCATGGTGGACGGCGTCATCCTGCTCGTCGACGCCGCCGAAGGCCCGATGCCGCAGACCAAGTTCGTGACCGGCAAGGCACTGAGCCTCGGCCTCAAGCCGATCGTCGTGGTCAACAAGATCGATCGCCCGGACGCGCGCGCCGCCGAAGTGCTCGACGAGGTGTTCGAGCTGTTCCTGAACCTCGAGGCCAACGACGAGCAGCTCGACTTCCCGACGCTCTACGCCTCGGGCCGCTCCGGCTATGCGGGCCGCGAAGACAGCGTTCGCGAAGGCGACCTGACCCCGCTGTTCGAAACCATCGTCAGCCACGTGCCGGCGCCGGCGCTCGATCCCGCGGGCGAGTTCAAGATGCTTGCGACGCTCCTCGACCGCGACAATTTCCTCGGCCGTATCCTGACCGGCCGCATCGAAAGCGGCACGCTCAACATCAACGATCCCATCCGCGCGATGGACGTTAGCGGCAAGGTCGTCGAGGACGGCCGCGTCACCAAGCTGTTCGCCTTCCAGGGCCTTGAGCGCGTGCCGGTCGAAAGCGCCAAGGCGGGCGACATCGTCGCCATCGCCGGCCTGATGAAGGCCACCGTGTCCAACACCATCGGCACGCCCGAGATCGCCGAGCCGCTTCACGCACGCGAGATTGACCCGCCGACGCTCAGCATGACCTTCGCGGTCAACGACTCACCCTTCGCCGGCAAGGACGGCGACAAGGTGCAGAGCCGCGTCATCCGCGACCGCCTGATCCGCGAGGCCGAAGGCAATGTCGCGATCCGTGTTACGGAGACGCAAAGCGGCGAGGCCTATGAAGTCGCCGGCCGCGGCGAGCTCCAGCTGGGCGTCCTGATCGAGACGCTGCGCCGCGAAGGTTTCGAGCTTGGCATCAGCCGCCCGCGCGTGCTGTTCCGCGAAGGTCCGAACGGCCGCGAGGAGCCGTACGAGACCGTCGTCGTCGACGTGGACGATGAATTCTCCGGCACCGTCATCGACAAGATGGCGATGCGCAAGGCGGAAATGACCGACATGCGCCCGTCGGGCGGCGGCAAGACGCGCCTGACCTTCTCGGCGCCGTCGCGCGGCTTGATCGGCTATCACGGCGAGTTCCTGTCCGACACGCGCGGCACCGGCATCATGAACCGGCTGTTCGAGAAATATGGCCCCTACAAGGGCCCGATCAGCGGCCGGCAGAACGGCGTCCTCATCTCGATGGAGCAGGGCGCGGCCGTCGCTTACGCGCTGAATGCGCTGGAAGAGCGCGGCATCCTGTTCGTCTCGCCCGGCGAGATGCTCTACGAAGGCATGGTCATCGGCGAGAATGCGAAGCCGCAGGACCTCGAGGTCAATCCGCTGAAGTCGAAGCAGCTCACCAACTTCCGTGCCAGCGGCAAGGACGAAGGCATCCGCCTGACACCGCCGCGCCGGATGAGCCTCGAGCAAGCGATCGCCTACATCCAGGACGATGAGTTGGTCGAAGTGACGCCCAAGGCGATCCGCATCCGCAAGCGCTTCCTCGACCCGCACGAGCGCAAGCGCGAAGCGAGGAAGCTCGAAGCGGCCTAG
- a CDS encoding ABC-F family ATP-binding cassette domain-containing protein, protein MLTINGITVRLGGRTILDRASAAITPRSRVGLIGRNGAGKSTLMKAIIGQIDPDEGSIDLPRRTRVGYIAQEAPAGTATPFETVLAADEERARLMDEVEHIDDPHRISDIHERLLAIDAYTAPARAARILLGLGFDEEMQGRPLDSYSGGWKMRVALAALLFSEPDLLLLDEPSNHLDLEATLWLENFLKSYPGTLLVISHERDLLNNVVDTIAHLERGKVTLYSGGYDSFERQRAERAAQLAAAQAAQDAQRARLQDYIARNSARASTAKQAQSRAKMLAKMQPIAALVDDPSLSFDFPSPSELKPPLITLDMAAVGYSDVPVLRRLNLRIDPDDRIALLGRNGNGKTTLARLLAAQLQPMEGEVHASGKMRVGYFTQYQVEELHGDDTPLQHMTRAMATASPAAVRAQLGRFGFSGDKATTLVGKLSGGERARLALALITRDAPHLLILDEPTNHLDVDAREALVQALNGYDGAVIIVSHDRHMIELTADRLVLVDNGSAVEFTGSIDDYIDLVLGRNQPAADAKPKAAKQDRKAAAKAREDARALKKAAAEAEAASARLAKECSAIDRAMFDPASAAPELASLPMSELSRRRAKVVAELEAAEARWIEASEQLEQAEAA, encoded by the coding sequence ATGCTGACCATCAACGGCATCACCGTCCGGCTTGGCGGCCGCACGATCCTCGACCGCGCGTCGGCGGCCATAACCCCGCGCAGCCGCGTCGGCCTGATCGGCCGCAACGGCGCCGGCAAGTCGACGCTGATGAAGGCGATCATCGGCCAGATCGATCCGGACGAAGGCTCGATCGACCTGCCGCGCCGTACCCGCGTCGGCTACATCGCCCAGGAGGCGCCGGCCGGAACGGCAACGCCGTTCGAAACGGTGCTCGCTGCCGATGAAGAGCGCGCTCGGCTGATGGACGAGGTCGAGCATATCGACGACCCGCACCGCATCAGCGACATCCACGAACGGCTGCTGGCCATCGACGCCTACACGGCGCCCGCGCGCGCCGCCCGCATCCTGCTCGGCCTGGGTTTTGACGAAGAGATGCAGGGCCGCCCGCTCGACAGCTATTCCGGCGGCTGGAAGATGCGCGTCGCGCTCGCCGCGCTGCTGTTCTCCGAGCCCGACCTGCTGCTGCTCGACGAGCCGTCGAACCACCTCGACCTCGAAGCGACCCTGTGGCTGGAGAACTTCCTCAAGAGCTATCCGGGCACTTTGCTCGTGATCAGCCACGAGCGCGACCTGCTCAACAATGTCGTCGACACCATCGCCCACCTCGAGCGCGGCAAGGTCACGCTTTACAGCGGCGGCTACGACAGTTTCGAGCGGCAGCGGGCCGAGCGCGCGGCGCAGCTCGCCGCGGCCCAGGCGGCGCAGGATGCGCAACGCGCCCGGCTCCAGGACTATATCGCCCGCAACAGCGCCCGCGCCTCGACCGCCAAGCAGGCGCAATCGCGCGCGAAGATGCTGGCGAAGATGCAGCCCATTGCCGCGCTCGTCGATGATCCCAGCCTCAGCTTCGACTTCCCGAGCCCGTCGGAATTGAAGCCGCCGCTGATCACCCTCGACATGGCCGCCGTCGGCTATTCGGACGTGCCCGTGCTTCGTCGCCTTAACCTCCGCATCGACCCGGACGACCGGATCGCGTTGCTCGGCCGCAACGGCAACGGCAAGACGACCCTTGCCCGCCTCCTCGCCGCGCAGCTGCAGCCGATGGAGGGCGAGGTTCACGCGTCGGGCAAGATGCGCGTCGGTTACTTCACCCAATATCAGGTCGAGGAGCTGCACGGCGACGACACGCCGCTCCAGCACATGACGCGCGCCATGGCGACGGCTTCGCCCGCTGCGGTGCGTGCCCAGCTCGGCCGCTTCGGTTTCTCGGGCGACAAGGCAACGACACTGGTCGGCAAACTGTCGGGCGGCGAGCGCGCGCGGCTTGCGCTGGCGCTGATCACCCGCGACGCGCCGCACCTTTTGATCCTCGACGAGCCGACCAATCACCTCGACGTCGATGCGCGCGAAGCGCTCGTGCAGGCGCTCAACGGCTATGACGGCGCGGTCATCATCGTCAGCCACGACCGCCACATGATCGAACTGACCGCCGACCGGCTGGTGCTGGTCGACAATGGCTCGGCGGTCGAATTCACCGGCAGCATCGACGATTATATCGACCTGGTCCTCGGCCGGAACCAGCCCGCCGCCGACGCGAAGCCCAAGGCCGCCAAGCAGGATCGCAAGGCCGCCGCGAAAGCGCGCGAGGATGCCCGCGCGCTCAAGAAAGCCGCCGCGGAAGCGGAAGCCGCAAGCGCGCGGCTGGCGAAAGAATGTTCGGCAATCGACCGCGCGATGTTCGACCCCGCGAGCGCCGCGCCCGAACTCGCCTCACTGCCGATGAGCGAACTTAGCCGCCGCCGCGCGAAGGTCGTGGCCGAACTCGAAGCCGCCGAAGCGCGCTGGATCGAGGCCAGCGAACAGCTGGAGCAGGCGGAGGCCGCCTAG
- a CDS encoding DEAD/DEAH box helicase → MQHDRLHDALAQALNARGYEALTPVQAAVLGEDAAGRDLIVSAKTGSGKTVAFGMAMAEQLIEADRLPFTREPLALVIAPTRELAMQVSRELDWLYANAGARVVTCVGGMDPMKERRALNGGAHIVVGTPGRLRDHLERGALELSSLRVAVLDEADEMLDMGFREELEEILDATPQERRTLLFSATMPRPIVALAKRYQRDALRIETTGDKEGHHDIAYQAVAVSPTDIEHAVVNLLRFHEAETAILFCATRDAVRRLHASLTERGFDAVALSGEHSQSERNHALQALRDRRARVCVATDVAARGIDLPSVSLVIHVELPRDAEALQHRSGRTGRAGRKGTAILIVPYQRRKRIEGMLRGARINVEWIGVPTAGEIRSRDRDRLLSELSAPVELEEEDQELARQLMAELSPETIAAALVNSLRTDMPAPEDILSASERSEARGTEGHRAGFEDATWFRINAGRRHNAEARWLLPVICRYGHVGRADIGAIRVAANESYFQVTRRATPGFVKALKRAALAPEDEGMVIEPAPPRDAPPAAQSTYRPEQAHDKPRMKKKPRRPKPA, encoded by the coding sequence ATGCAACATGACAGGCTTCACGACGCCCTCGCTCAGGCGCTGAACGCGCGCGGCTATGAGGCGCTTACGCCGGTCCAGGCGGCGGTGCTTGGCGAGGATGCGGCCGGGCGCGACCTGATCGTTTCCGCCAAGACCGGATCGGGCAAGACCGTCGCGTTCGGGATGGCGATGGCCGAGCAGCTGATCGAAGCGGACCGCCTGCCCTTCACGCGCGAACCGCTGGCGCTGGTGATCGCGCCGACGCGCGAGCTCGCGATGCAGGTGAGCCGCGAACTCGACTGGCTGTACGCCAATGCCGGCGCGCGCGTCGTCACCTGCGTCGGCGGCATGGACCCGATGAAGGAGCGGCGCGCGCTGAACGGCGGCGCGCATATCGTGGTCGGGACGCCGGGTCGGCTACGCGACCATCTCGAACGCGGCGCGCTGGAGCTGTCGTCGCTTCGCGTCGCGGTGCTCGACGAGGCCGACGAGATGCTCGACATGGGCTTTCGCGAGGAGCTGGAGGAGATCCTCGACGCAACGCCCCAGGAGCGGCGCACCCTGCTCTTTTCCGCGACCATGCCGCGGCCGATCGTCGCTCTGGCCAAGCGCTATCAGAGAGACGCGCTGCGGATCGAGACGACCGGCGACAAGGAAGGCCATCACGACATCGCCTACCAGGCCGTGGCGGTGTCGCCGACGGACATCGAGCATGCGGTCGTCAACCTGCTCCGCTTCCACGAGGCGGAAACGGCGATTCTGTTTTGCGCGACGCGCGATGCGGTGCGGCGGCTCCACGCGAGCCTGACCGAACGCGGCTTCGATGCGGTGGCGCTGTCGGGCGAGCATAGCCAGAGCGAGCGCAACCATGCACTCCAGGCGCTGCGCGACCGGCGGGCGCGGGTCTGCGTCGCCACCGATGTAGCGGCGCGCGGAATCGACCTTCCGTCCGTCTCGCTGGTCATCCACGTCGAACTGCCGCGCGACGCCGAAGCGCTGCAGCACCGGTCCGGCCGCACCGGCCGCGCCGGGCGCAAGGGCACGGCGATCCTGATCGTGCCCTATCAACGCCGCAAGCGCATCGAAGGGATGCTGCGCGGCGCGCGGATCAATGTCGAATGGATCGGCGTGCCGACGGCGGGCGAGATCCGCAGCCGCGACCGGGACCGCCTGCTCAGCGAACTGTCGGCGCCCGTGGAGCTGGAAGAAGAAGACCAGGAGCTTGCGCGGCAGCTGATGGCCGAGCTTTCGCCCGAGACGATCGCCGCTGCATTGGTGAACTCGCTGCGCACGGACATGCCCGCGCCGGAAGACATCTTATCGGCGTCCGAGCGCAGCGAAGCGCGCGGTACTGAAGGGCACCGGGCCGGCTTCGAAGATGCGACCTGGTTCCGGATCAACGCCGGCCGTCGCCACAATGCCGAAGCGCGCTGGCTGCTGCCCGTGATCTGCCGCTACGGGCACGTCGGCCGGGCCGACATCGGCGCCATCCGAGTTGCCGCGAACGAAAGCTATTTCCAGGTCACGCGTCGCGCGACGCCGGGGTTCGTGAAAGCATTGAAGCGGGCGGCGCTTGCGCCCGAGGACGAAGGCATGGTGATCGAGCCCGCGCCGCCGCGCGATGCTCCGCCGGCAGCGCAGTCGACCTATCGGCCCGAGCAGGCGCACGACAAGCCGCGCATGAAGAAGAAGCCGCGGCGGCCGAAACCGGCCTAG
- a CDS encoding MgtC/SapB family protein codes for MTDTILGAHDFNLLPHLVALLVAYVLAIPIGWNREREERSAGLRTFPLVALATCGVVQAAENLTADSPEAMARIIEGLITGMGFIGGGAILRQTESVKGTATAASLWVTGAIGAACGLGSYDVALMLAVATVFTLWMMEPLKRLGHLSADERRREGKRGAPRGKKPAED; via the coding sequence ATGACCGACACGATTCTCGGAGCACACGATTTCAACCTGCTGCCCCACCTGGTGGCGCTGTTGGTCGCTTACGTGTTGGCCATTCCGATCGGCTGGAACCGCGAGCGGGAGGAGCGGAGCGCCGGCCTGAGGACCTTTCCGCTGGTGGCGCTGGCAACTTGCGGGGTTGTGCAGGCCGCCGAAAACCTCACGGCCGACAGCCCGGAAGCAATGGCCCGGATCATCGAGGGGCTGATCACCGGCATGGGCTTCATCGGCGGCGGCGCGATCCTTCGGCAGACGGAATCGGTCAAGGGTACCGCCACGGCGGCGAGCTTGTGGGTGACCGGCGCGATCGGCGCCGCTTGCGGGCTCGGCAGCTACGACGTCGCCCTGATGCTGGCCGTGGCGACCGTGTTCACCTTGTGGATGATGGAGCCGCTGAAACGGCTTGGGCATTTGAGCGCGGACGAGCGGCGACGCGAGGGCAAGCGCGGCGCGCCTCGCGGCAAGAAGCCCGCTGAAGACTAA
- a CDS encoding EVE domain-containing protein yields the protein MAYWLMKSEPAAYSWNQLVRDGGTEWDGVRNNAARLHLKAMGPGDEAFLYHSMSDKAVVGIMQITREAAPDPKDADWVSVRVEPVRPLARPVTLAEIKAEPRLAKMELIRQSRLSVAPVREEEWKVILEMAGEHG from the coding sequence ATGGCATATTGGCTGATGAAATCGGAACCGGCGGCTTACAGCTGGAACCAGCTGGTGCGCGACGGCGGCACCGAATGGGACGGCGTCCGCAACAATGCTGCGCGGCTCCACCTCAAGGCGATGGGGCCGGGCGACGAAGCGTTCCTCTACCACAGCATGTCCGACAAGGCGGTGGTCGGCATCATGCAGATCACTCGCGAAGCGGCCCCCGATCCTAAAGATGCCGACTGGGTGAGCGTCCGCGTGGAACCGGTTCGCCCCCTCGCCCGCCCCGTCACCCTGGCCGAGATCAAGGCCGAACCCCGTCTCGCCAAGATGGAGCTGATCCGTCAGTCACGGCTGTCCGTCGCGCCGGTTCGCGAGGAGGAGTGGAAGGTGATCCTGGAGATGGCCGGCGAGCACGGTTGA
- a CDS encoding cell wall hydrolase: protein MVKLLGGRVASAIVGLSALATGTSAAAQDYSKLNVAAAVKAADVDTSAQALGLVKKPAAALVQQAVASTATATTTTTGTIVQAEPAKSVTVSLMPSIAREAAWLFKGGWGLHALVDKFATSAPLDQQTNCLATAVYFEARGETVEGQLAVARVVMNRAASGKYPGDWCSVMTQPWQFSFVNPRTGAVPQADVNSASWRKAQAVALLAAANIVPSVGEDVLWYHATYVAPSWGRRLQLADRIGTHIFYRA from the coding sequence TTGGTCAAGCTGCTTGGTGGACGCGTTGCGTCCGCGATCGTCGGTCTGTCTGCACTTGCCACCGGCACCAGTGCCGCTGCGCAGGACTATTCGAAGCTCAACGTCGCGGCGGCCGTCAAGGCTGCTGACGTAGACACGTCGGCCCAGGCGCTCGGCCTCGTCAAGAAGCCGGCGGCCGCGCTGGTCCAGCAGGCTGTCGCTTCGACCGCGACCGCCACGACCACGACGACCGGCACCATCGTCCAGGCGGAGCCGGCCAAGTCCGTGACCGTCTCGCTGATGCCGTCGATCGCCCGCGAGGCCGCCTGGCTGTTCAAGGGCGGTTGGGGCCTCCACGCGCTGGTCGACAAGTTCGCGACCAGCGCCCCGCTCGACCAGCAGACCAACTGCCTCGCCACCGCCGTTTATTTCGAAGCGCGCGGCGAGACTGTCGAGGGTCAGCTCGCGGTTGCCCGCGTCGTCATGAACCGCGCCGCCTCGGGCAAATATCCGGGCGACTGGTGCAGCGTCATGACGCAGCCTTGGCAGTTTTCCTTCGTGAACCCGCGCACGGGCGCGGTGCCGCAGGCCGACGTCAATTCCGCTTCGTGGCGCAAGGCGCAGGCTGTGGCGCTTCTCGCTGCGGCGAACATCGTCCCGAGCGTCGGCGAAGACGTGCTTTGGTACCACGCGACCTACGTCGCGCCGTCGTGGGGCCGCCGCCTCCAGCTTGCCGACCGCATCGGCACCCACATCTTCTACCGCGCTTAA
- a CDS encoding response regulator: MLRILIVEDDSQLAVTLKYLVEDNPRYRVIAIAEDADSAVAAAEAEQPDLALVDLHLARGSTGFSAAVRLNDLGVASLFVTGKAPGFAMPDLALGCLVKPFTAEDVHRSLSMAEDLLRGRETLRPKLPRNLTIYEPEEEVPVMEAGYIPSRRSLRTRLEHWISGHHH, from the coding sequence ATGCTACGGATCCTGATCGTCGAAGACGATTCACAACTTGCCGTCACACTCAAATATCTAGTCGAGGACAATCCGCGCTACCGGGTGATCGCCATTGCCGAGGACGCGGACAGCGCAGTCGCGGCGGCCGAAGCGGAGCAGCCGGACCTCGCGCTTGTCGATCTTCACCTGGCGCGGGGCTCAACCGGCTTTTCGGCGGCCGTGCGCCTCAACGACCTGGGCGTCGCGTCACTGTTCGTGACCGGGAAGGCGCCTGGTTTCGCAATGCCGGACCTGGCCCTTGGCTGCCTCGTCAAGCCGTTCACGGCCGAAGACGTGCACCGCTCCCTGTCGATGGCCGAAGACCTGCTGCGCGGCCGCGAAACGTTGCGGCCGAAGCTGCCCCGCAACCTCACCATCTACGAGCCCGAGGAGGAGGTTCCGGTGATGGAGGCGGGCTACATTCCCTCGCGGCGCTCGCTACGGACGCGCCTCGAGCACTGGATTTCCGGTCACCACCACTAA
- a CDS encoding glutathione S-transferase family protein yields MIRIIGSFVSPYVRKVLACLNLKQLDYEVDPITPFYGNDEFQRLSPLRRIPVLIDGDFHTSDSSVICAYLDEAYPGHSLFPADVKDRARARWFEEFADSRLGEVFIWSFFYQRVVHPLVWGEPGDQARIARAENEEIPAALDYLEGEVPRDGFLFGDIGAADISVASFFRNGSYAGWETDPDRWPHTAAFLERTLAHPCFADLLRFEDVQRSAKIKGRRQALLDAGAPLTAETLGLREPRPGMMRL; encoded by the coding sequence ATGATCAGGATCATCGGCAGCTTCGTAAGCCCTTATGTTCGCAAGGTTCTCGCCTGCCTGAACCTCAAGCAGCTCGACTATGAAGTCGACCCGATCACGCCATTTTACGGGAATGACGAGTTCCAGCGGCTGAGCCCGTTGCGGCGGATTCCCGTGCTGATCGACGGCGATTTCCACACCAGCGATTCGTCGGTCATTTGCGCCTATCTCGACGAGGCTTATCCCGGCCACTCCTTGTTCCCTGCCGACGTGAAGGATCGGGCACGAGCGCGCTGGTTCGAGGAATTCGCCGACTCCCGCCTGGGTGAGGTTTTCATCTGGAGTTTTTTCTATCAGCGCGTGGTCCACCCGCTGGTCTGGGGAGAGCCGGGGGACCAGGCGCGCATCGCTCGCGCCGAGAACGAGGAGATCCCCGCCGCGCTCGATTACCTGGAAGGTGAAGTGCCCCGCGACGGCTTTCTGTTCGGCGACATCGGCGCTGCCGACATCAGCGTCGCCAGCTTCTTTCGCAACGGCAGCTATGCCGGGTGGGAGACCGATCCGGACCGCTGGCCGCACACCGCGGCGTTCCTTGAGCGCACGCTCGCCCACCCATGCTTCGCCGACCTGCTTCGCTTCGAAGACGTGCAGCGCAGCGCCAAGATCAAGGGCCGACGCCAGGCGCTGCTCGACGCCGGCGCGCCGCTCACGGCCGAGACGCTCGGCCTGCGCGAACCCCGCCCGGGGATGATGCGGCTTTAG
- a CDS encoding DUF2807 domain-containing protein, giving the protein MLRSTLPLFAFAFAASAPVVAAEPIALPLFKSIELQAGGEVTIVRGPVQRVTLVNGSRQFTNFQVRRDGRLEIATSCHMRCPRNYNLQIQVESPTVPDVAVEAGGTIRVEPGFAPQRHVSAAVNAGGTIDLRALAVVGASAAVNAGGNIYVRARDHLNAAVNAGGDIEYVGNPQVTMAVANGGNVTRSR; this is encoded by the coding sequence ATGCTTCGCTCGACTCTCCCGCTGTTCGCGTTCGCCTTCGCAGCTTCCGCGCCGGTGGTCGCTGCCGAGCCGATCGCGCTCCCCTTGTTCAAATCCATCGAGCTGCAAGCAGGCGGCGAGGTCACCATCGTTCGTGGTCCGGTGCAACGCGTGACCCTGGTCAACGGGAGCCGGCAGTTCACGAACTTCCAGGTTCGCAGGGACGGGCGGCTCGAAATCGCCACCTCCTGCCACATGCGCTGCCCGCGCAATTACAACCTGCAGATCCAGGTCGAGTCCCCGACAGTCCCGGATGTGGCCGTGGAAGCGGGCGGCACGATCCGCGTCGAGCCCGGCTTCGCGCCGCAGCGCCATGTATCGGCAGCCGTCAACGCCGGCGGCACGATCGATCTTCGCGCACTGGCCGTCGTCGGTGCCTCGGCGGCAGTCAACGCAGGCGGCAACATCTACGTCCGCGCGCGCGACCACCTGAACGCCGCCGTAAACGCCGGCGGAGACATCGAATATGTGGGCAATCCGCAGGTCACCATGGCAGTTGCCAACGGCGGCAACGTCACGCGCAGCCGCTAA
- a CDS encoding family 43 glycosylhydrolase, with translation MPDTLSRPTDGILFTVNAHERGDGFEFNVGSRGKQRSYFVPTATYQDFNAFYRELADDFGTRLPHIYTRMTQRESAPFPWQPLLTENVHDEILVGYGDPAVLRTDDGWWLIATSNDAPNAFPILHSEDLERWEPRGFIFPQGQEPEWAAKGRQVSDFWAPEMAKIGDEYWTVFTARQKNNALAIGLARAPAPAGPWVDNGHPLITGHPINTTGLGYDDSQPRMSGGVIDSHLFIDPQTGEQYVFWKDDTNGVWPRPLAMLLGRHPELIDALFPNEADQMSAHFAAALVPWANQARPMTRFFAMGPLIEAALDNWQQVRSVLSDFGLGATTIVDAMTTPIHGQRIADDGRSFIGEDRIVLTNDQDWEGHLIEGPFVTYEAGRYWLFYAGNDFGTPAYGIGVAVADHPLGPYTKQGEPLLKSTKEWVAPGHASVAPGRDGKPQLFFHAFHPGDGGYNAFRALLTVGLKFTPERVDIVPLGDASAA, from the coding sequence ATGCCGGACACGCTCTCAAGGCCCACTGATGGGATCCTCTTCACCGTCAACGCGCATGAGCGTGGCGACGGGTTCGAGTTCAATGTCGGATCGCGCGGCAAGCAGCGCAGCTATTTCGTGCCGACCGCTACCTACCAGGACTTCAATGCCTTCTACCGCGAGCTCGCGGATGATTTCGGCACGCGCCTGCCGCACATCTACACGCGCATGACGCAGCGGGAGTCGGCACCCTTCCCGTGGCAGCCGCTCCTGACCGAGAACGTCCACGACGAAATTCTGGTCGGCTACGGCGACCCGGCTGTCCTTCGGACGGACGATGGATGGTGGCTCATCGCCACATCGAACGACGCCCCCAACGCATTCCCGATCCTCCATTCCGAAGACCTCGAGCGGTGGGAGCCGCGGGGCTTCATCTTCCCGCAGGGACAGGAGCCTGAATGGGCGGCGAAGGGCCGCCAGGTGTCGGACTTCTGGGCGCCGGAAATGGCGAAGATCGGCGATGAATATTGGACCGTCTTCACCGCCCGGCAAAAGAATAATGCGCTCGCGATCGGGCTTGCCCGTGCCCCGGCTCCGGCCGGTCCCTGGGTCGATAACGGCCACCCGCTGATCACCGGCCACCCAATCAACACCACTGGCCTGGGCTATGACGACAGCCAGCCGCGCATGAGCGGCGGCGTCATCGACTCCCACCTCTTCATCGATCCGCAGACCGGCGAGCAATATGTCTTCTGGAAGGACGATACTAACGGCGTGTGGCCGCGGCCGCTGGCAATGCTTCTCGGCCGCCACCCGGAGCTGATTGACGCTTTGTTCCCGAACGAGGCCGACCAGATGTCCGCCCATTTCGCAGCGGCGCTCGTCCCTTGGGCGAACCAGGCCCGGCCGATGACGCGCTTCTTCGCGATGGGGCCGCTGATCGAGGCCGCGCTCGACAATTGGCAGCAGGTGCGCTCGGTGCTCTCCGATTTCGGCTTGGGCGCGACCACGATCGTCGACGCGATGACGACGCCGATCCACGGCCAGCGGATTGCCGACGACGGACGCTCCTTCATCGGGGAAGACCGCATCGTCCTCACCAATGATCAGGATTGGGAAGGCCATCTGATCGAAGGTCCGTTCGTGACCTACGAAGCCGGCCGTTATTGGCTATTCTATGCTGGTAACGATTTCGGCACGCCCGCTTATGGCATTGGCGTAGCGGTCGCGGACCACCCGCTCGGCCCCTACACCAAGCAAGGCGAGCCATTGCTGAAGTCGACAAAGGAGTGGGTTGCGCCCGGCCATGCGTCGGTGGCGCCGGGGCGCGACGGAAAGCCGCAGCTGTTCTTCCACGCCTTCCATCCCGGCGACGGCGGCTACAATGCGTTTCGTGCGCTGCTCACCGTCGGGCTGAAGTTCACCCCCGAGCGGGTCGATATCGTCCCGCTCGGCGATGCTAGCGCGGCTTAG